One stretch of Longimicrobium sp. DNA includes these proteins:
- a CDS encoding LPS-assembly protein LptD yields MKHRAVIPLLAALWAACALAPAAAQVIPGMNRGQQRAPQPAQRPNTRAPGDTSRPAATGRPAQSDSVIDALLKLQGYVPIFYNADSADYRSLDRALRLRGNSRVEREGDVITARDSIVYRDLQDLVAAYGNPQGTPTEGEPIAGDVFFYDLNARRANVFGARTKITENATWYVAGDVTSERNERIYANNSTFTSDDRPNPAYYFKADRIMIIRNRILVGRPAYLYFRNVPVMALPFIVQDLEHGRRSGFLIPQFEINDIIRTRGGTGNSRGTGREISNIGYYWAISPFLGLQVAGRWRSQSYMAARGNLEFNFRRRFLSGQIEGERFWETDGPGRLNLNGGANWSLNERTKLALALGFASSTAFERNRVVDPFRQTADLSSNFSLTREFDFGSLSLSAERRQSVGNDDRTFSPRFGLNLNPITLVPNVVFTTSFSGSSTQQSFGNALLRRQPSSSTGDFSGSGRIAIGNFGVDGSAAYSHSGRGSLAAIQRSQVDSTLFSGDTTRLAAIAGNGADHLRFSVNTGYQLTLFASTRLTPTIGFSRELLRRDTTGAVPDSLRGAYGEYVAGPPRLNLGVALGTDLYGFFPGFGNYETIRHHIQPVVSYTYSPTVTLRDTGDIRVQRQVFGPFSARAVNQIQIGLNQTFEAKLRTPKPVRGDSARDTAAAAGNRAAPSQSQKITLLALNTSAIGYSFVGSNRFNERFLTPELSTTVRTDLLGGFQFQMSHSLFDQRIVVSDSGRSELKRGRFQPFLTSFSTQFTLGQNSALFRWLGFARGSEEQRVSERGQTPDARGEQTQTPLGNANATANNQQAGGGPWSLGLTYSLTRQRRSPADSVPGTFNRGNSQLGGRLTFQPTKNWAVSWQTQYSTTTGQFAAHTINLKRDLYRWQANFDYNLAPNGNTSFAFSVHLIDLPDLKADYHESNLGVDRPATSTLPAP; encoded by the coding sequence GTGAAGCACAGAGCCGTAATCCCGCTCCTGGCCGCCCTGTGGGCCGCGTGCGCGCTGGCGCCCGCGGCCGCGCAGGTCATTCCCGGGATGAACCGCGGCCAGCAGCGCGCTCCGCAGCCGGCGCAGCGGCCCAACACGCGCGCGCCGGGCGACACCTCGCGCCCCGCGGCCACCGGGCGCCCGGCGCAGAGCGACTCGGTGATCGACGCGCTGCTGAAGCTGCAGGGGTACGTTCCCATCTTCTACAACGCCGACAGCGCCGACTACCGCTCGCTGGACCGGGCGCTGCGGCTGCGCGGCAATTCGCGGGTGGAGCGCGAGGGCGACGTGATCACCGCGCGCGACTCCATCGTCTACCGCGACCTGCAGGACCTGGTGGCCGCGTACGGCAACCCGCAGGGGACGCCGACGGAGGGCGAGCCCATCGCCGGCGACGTGTTCTTCTACGACCTGAACGCGCGCCGGGCCAACGTGTTCGGGGCGCGCACCAAGATCACCGAGAACGCCACCTGGTACGTGGCGGGCGACGTGACCAGCGAGCGCAACGAGCGCATCTACGCCAACAACAGCACCTTCACCAGCGACGACCGCCCCAATCCGGCGTACTACTTCAAGGCCGACCGGATCATGATCATCCGCAACCGCATCCTGGTCGGCCGGCCGGCATACCTGTACTTCCGGAACGTGCCGGTGATGGCGCTGCCCTTCATCGTGCAGGACCTGGAGCACGGGCGGCGCAGCGGCTTCCTGATCCCGCAGTTCGAGATCAACGACATCATCCGCACGCGCGGGGGCACGGGGAACAGCCGGGGAACGGGGCGCGAGATCAGCAACATCGGCTACTACTGGGCCATCAGCCCGTTCCTGGGGCTGCAGGTGGCCGGGCGGTGGCGCAGCCAGAGCTACATGGCGGCGCGCGGGAACCTGGAGTTCAACTTCCGCCGCCGCTTCCTGAGCGGGCAGATCGAGGGCGAGCGCTTCTGGGAAACCGACGGGCCGGGGCGGCTGAACCTGAACGGCGGGGCCAACTGGAGCCTGAACGAGCGCACCAAGCTGGCGCTGGCGCTGGGCTTCGCCTCGTCGACCGCGTTCGAGCGCAACCGCGTGGTGGACCCGTTCCGGCAGACGGCCGACCTGTCGAGCAACTTCTCGTTGACGCGCGAGTTCGACTTCGGCTCGCTCTCGCTGAGCGCCGAGCGGCGGCAGTCGGTGGGGAACGACGACCGCACCTTCAGCCCGCGCTTCGGGCTGAACCTGAACCCCATCACCCTCGTCCCCAACGTGGTGTTCACCACCTCGTTCTCGGGAAGCTCCACGCAGCAGAGCTTCGGCAACGCGCTGCTGCGCCGCCAGCCGTCCAGCAGCACCGGCGACTTCAGCGGCTCGGGGCGCATCGCCATCGGCAACTTCGGCGTGGACGGGTCGGCGGCGTACTCGCACAGCGGACGGGGGTCGCTGGCGGCCATCCAGCGCAGCCAGGTAGACAGCACGCTCTTCTCGGGCGACACCACGCGGCTGGCGGCCATCGCCGGCAACGGCGCCGACCACCTGCGCTTCAGCGTGAACACCGGCTACCAGCTCACGCTCTTCGCCAGCACGCGGCTCACGCCCACCATCGGCTTCTCGCGCGAGCTGCTGCGGCGCGACACCACGGGCGCGGTGCCCGACAGCCTGCGCGGCGCGTACGGCGAGTACGTGGCCGGGCCGCCGCGGCTGAACCTGGGGGTGGCGCTGGGAACGGACCTGTACGGCTTCTTCCCGGGTTTCGGCAACTACGAGACGATCCGCCACCACATCCAGCCGGTGGTGTCGTACACCTACTCGCCCACGGTCACGCTGCGCGACACGGGCGACATCCGGGTGCAGCGGCAGGTGTTCGGGCCGTTCTCGGCGCGCGCGGTGAACCAGATCCAGATCGGGCTGAACCAGACCTTCGAGGCCAAGCTCCGCACCCCCAAGCCGGTGCGCGGCGACTCGGCGCGCGACACGGCGGCCGCGGCGGGAAACCGCGCGGCGCCCTCGCAGTCGCAGAAGATCACGCTGCTGGCGCTGAACACCAGCGCCATCGGCTACAGCTTCGTGGGAAGCAACCGCTTCAACGAGCGCTTCCTGACGCCGGAGCTGAGCACCACGGTGCGCACCGACCTGCTGGGCGGCTTCCAGTTCCAGATGTCGCACTCGCTGTTCGACCAGCGCATCGTGGTGAGCGACAGCGGGCGCTCGGAGCTGAAGCGCGGGCGCTTCCAGCCGTTCCTGACCTCGTTCTCCACCCAGTTCACGCTGGGGCAGAACTCGGCGCTCTTCCGCTGGCTGGGCTTCGCGCGCGGGAGCGAGGAGCAGCGCGTGTCCGAGCGCGGGCAGACCCCCGACGCGCGGGGCGAGCAGACGCAGACGCCGCTGGGGAACGCCAACGCCACCGCCAACAACCAGCAGGCCGGCGGCGGCCCCTGGTCGCTGGGGCTCACCTACTCGCTCACGCGGCAGCGCCGCAGCCCGGCCGACTCGGTGCCGGGCACCTTCAACCGCGGCAACTCGCAGCTGGGCGGGCGGCTGACCTTTCAGCCCACGAAGAACTGGGCGGTGAGCTGGCAGACGCAGTATTCCACGACCACGGGGCAGTTCGCGGCGCACACCATCAACCTGAAGCGCGACCTGTACCGCTGGCAGGCCAACTTCGACTACAACCTGGCCCCCAACGGCAACACGTCGTTCGCCTTCTCGGTGCACCTGATCGACCTTCCCGACCTGAAGGCCGACTACCACGAGAGCAACCTGGGCGTGGACCGGCCGGCGACGTCGACGCTGCCTGCACCCTGA
- the tatC gene encoding twin-arginine translocase subunit TatC — protein MNARAGEMPFLDHLEELRWRLIWSLLAVVVCAVAGFFLVTRLDVLGLLVAPIKPFLHGSKLKYLSPTEPFFITLKLAISVGLVLASPIVIYQIWAFLSPALLPSEKRYIVPALYLGLVLFALGVAMSYEVVLPMTLSFTMGFQTESLEQNIVIGEYLSFVTRLLLAFGGVFELPVVILILSALGLVTPEFLATKRRHAIVIITVLASVLTPGDVITLTLMMMVPLILLYEFSIFLARLVTRRRRAAAAAQA, from the coding sequence GTGAACGCAAGAGCCGGCGAGATGCCCTTCCTCGACCACCTCGAGGAATTGCGCTGGCGGCTGATCTGGAGCCTGCTGGCCGTGGTCGTCTGCGCCGTGGCCGGGTTCTTCCTGGTCACGCGCCTGGACGTGCTGGGGCTGCTGGTGGCCCCCATCAAGCCGTTCCTGCACGGGAGCAAGCTGAAGTACCTGAGCCCCACCGAGCCCTTCTTCATCACCCTGAAGCTGGCGATCTCCGTCGGGCTGGTGCTGGCGTCGCCCATCGTCATCTACCAGATCTGGGCCTTCCTCTCCCCCGCGCTGCTGCCGTCGGAGAAGCGCTACATCGTGCCCGCGCTGTACCTGGGGCTCGTGCTCTTCGCGCTGGGCGTGGCGATGAGCTACGAGGTGGTGCTGCCGATGACGCTCAGCTTCACCATGGGGTTCCAGACGGAAAGCCTGGAGCAGAACATCGTCATCGGCGAGTACCTGAGCTTCGTCACGCGGCTGCTGCTGGCCTTCGGCGGCGTGTTCGAGCTTCCCGTGGTCATCCTCATCCTGAGCGCGCTGGGGCTGGTGACGCCCGAGTTCCTGGCCACCAAGCGCCGCCACGCCATCGTCATCATCACCGTGCTGGCCTCGGTCCTTACCCCGGGCGACGTGATCACGCTGACGCTGATGATGATGGTGCCGCTGATCCTGCTGTACGAGTTCAGCATCTTCCTGGCGCGGCTGGTCACCCGCCGCCGCCGGGCCGCCGCGGCCGCGCAGGCGTGA
- the nrdR gene encoding transcriptional regulator NrdR, whose product MRCPFCHHQDDRVVDSRTGREGRAVRRRRECLRCGRRFTTYEYIEERTLQVVKRDGETEPFEHRKLLRSIEVASAKRPITPAEIETIVEDIERELDRRETGEVSSGDIGQMVMARLKERDQIAYVRYASVYRNFADVQEFAEELGELRELAALREVRRYQRELPLAALDGDGDGDGDGEMPGPDPSPS is encoded by the coding sequence TTGCGCTGCCCGTTCTGCCACCACCAGGACGACCGCGTGGTCGACTCCCGCACCGGGCGCGAAGGACGCGCGGTGCGGCGGCGGCGCGAGTGCCTGCGCTGCGGCCGCCGCTTCACCACCTACGAGTACATCGAGGAGCGCACGCTGCAGGTGGTGAAGCGCGACGGCGAGACCGAGCCGTTCGAGCACCGCAAGCTGCTGCGCAGCATCGAGGTGGCCAGCGCCAAGCGCCCCATCACCCCCGCCGAGATCGAGACCATCGTCGAGGACATCGAGCGCGAGCTGGACCGGCGCGAGACCGGCGAGGTCAGCAGCGGCGACATCGGCCAGATGGTGATGGCGCGGCTGAAGGAGCGCGACCAGATCGCCTACGTGCGCTACGCCAGCGTCTACCGCAACTTCGCCGACGTGCAGGAGTTCGCCGAGGAGCTGGGCGAGCTACGCGAGCTGGCGGCGCTGCGCGAGGTGCGCCGCTACCAGCGCGAGCTCCCCTTGGCCGCGCTGGACGGGGATGGAGACGGGGACGGGGACGGGGAGATGCCCGGGCCCGATCCCTCGCCGTCGTAG
- a CDS encoding tetratricopeptide repeat protein → MKPRHALAAALLPVLAGCLATKRDLQDLQMRMDNDRAEQNRQIQTLITRTQAMLDSLSTQNSRMRADVANRLLQIDRQLVQIQSLSGQSQQQIRDLQRQLEQRAAEARQAQADADSAEAAATPAPSTDRVASTDRPSTDRPATPSTDRPASGTSTRPATDRPSSTTTTTPPPRSTTTTRSRDDAPPTADEAYQAAMGAYQRGSMTTARGAFQEFLRIAPSDRRAGEAQFYIGETYTRDPDAAIAAYQRVVERYPTSARAPAALLRIARLEIARGDRTQARTHLNQILRSYPRSDEAEEARTQLDRLGTR, encoded by the coding sequence ATGAAGCCGCGCCACGCACTCGCGGCGGCGCTCCTCCCCGTGCTGGCGGGGTGCCTGGCCACCAAGCGCGACCTGCAGGACCTGCAGATGCGGATGGACAACGACCGGGCCGAGCAGAACCGGCAGATCCAGACGCTGATCACGCGCACGCAGGCCATGCTGGACTCGCTCAGCACGCAGAACTCGCGGATGCGCGCCGACGTGGCCAACCGCCTGCTGCAGATCGACCGGCAGCTGGTGCAGATCCAGTCGCTCAGCGGCCAGAGCCAGCAGCAGATCCGCGATCTGCAGCGCCAGCTGGAGCAGCGCGCCGCCGAGGCCCGCCAGGCCCAGGCCGACGCCGACAGCGCCGAGGCCGCGGCCACCCCCGCGCCCTCCACCGACCGCGTCGCCTCCACGGATCGTCCCTCAACGGACCGGCCCGCGACGCCGTCCACCGATCGCCCCGCGAGCGGCACTTCCACGCGCCCGGCGACGGACCGTCCCTCGAGCACGACGACGACCACGCCGCCGCCGCGGTCCACGACTACGACGCGCAGCCGCGACGACGCGCCGCCGACCGCGGACGAGGCGTACCAGGCGGCGATGGGCGCGTACCAGCGCGGCTCGATGACCACCGCGCGCGGCGCCTTCCAGGAGTTCCTGCGCATCGCGCCGAGCGACCGGCGCGCGGGCGAGGCGCAGTTCTACATCGGCGAGACGTACACGCGCGACCCGGACGCCGCCATCGCCGCGTACCAGCGCGTGGTCGAGCGCTACCCCACGTCCGCTCGCGCCCCCGCGGCGCTGCTGCGCATCGCGCGGCTGGAGATCGCGCGCGGCGACCGCACGCAGGCGCGCACGCACCTGAACCAGATCTTGCGGTCGTACCCCCGCAGCGACGAGGCCGAAGAGGCGCGGACGCAGCTGGACCGGCTGGGGACGAGGTAG
- the pal gene encoding peptidoglycan-associated lipoprotein Pal, with product MKLRHAAPLLLVPLAALAGCRKKPRTNPEPYTSTSVTNGSDTDRARADSIAAANEAAARAERERLDRDRRAREAAVSTAREALTDIVFFQYDSDEITAEAERKLQTKASVLQSNPAVRLRIEGHCDQRGSTEYNLALGQRRAEAVRAYLVNLGIDGSRLATISYGKERPLEEGEDEDALARNRRAEFTVAGGEITTVPAELRR from the coding sequence ATGAAGCTTCGCCACGCAGCCCCACTGCTGCTGGTCCCGCTGGCCGCGCTCGCGGGGTGCAGGAAGAAGCCGCGCACCAATCCCGAGCCGTATACCAGCACCTCCGTCACCAACGGCAGCGACACCGACCGCGCCCGCGCCGACTCCATCGCCGCCGCGAACGAGGCGGCCGCGCGCGCCGAGCGCGAGCGGCTGGACCGCGACCGCCGCGCCCGCGAGGCCGCCGTCTCCACCGCCCGCGAGGCGCTGACCGACATCGTGTTCTTCCAGTACGACAGCGACGAGATCACCGCCGAGGCCGAGCGGAAGCTGCAGACCAAGGCGTCGGTGCTGCAGAGCAACCCCGCCGTGCGCCTGCGCATCGAGGGGCACTGCGACCAGCGCGGGAGCACCGAGTACAACCTGGCGCTGGGCCAGCGCCGCGCCGAGGCGGTGCGCGCCTACCTGGTGAACCTGGGGATCGACGGGTCGCGGCTGGCCACCATCAGCTACGGCAAGGAGCGGCCGCTGGAAGAGGGCGAGGACGAGGACGCGCTGGCCCGCAACCGCCGCGCGGAGTTCACCGTGGCCGGCGGCGAGATCACCACCGTGCCCGCGGAGCTGCGCCGATGA
- a CDS encoding biopolymer transporter ExbD: MPRRRGHGGLEISAEINVTSLVDVVLTLLVIFMITAPMLQGGVEVSVPRARTESVPSSEGVIVTVDRQGAVFIGDEAVRWEEFERRFPEVVRAKGAKSVYLRADQGVPYGRVVQVLGAMKAADVATVGLIAEEENPGGGR, from the coding sequence ATGCCGCGCCGGCGCGGGCACGGCGGGCTGGAGATCAGCGCGGAGATCAACGTTACCTCGCTGGTGGACGTGGTGCTCACGCTGCTGGTCATCTTCATGATCACCGCGCCGATGCTGCAGGGCGGGGTGGAGGTGAGCGTCCCCCGCGCCCGCACCGAGTCGGTCCCCTCGTCCGAGGGCGTCATCGTCACCGTGGACCGGCAGGGCGCGGTGTTCATCGGCGACGAGGCGGTGCGGTGGGAGGAGTTCGAGCGCCGCTTTCCCGAGGTCGTGCGGGCGAAGGGCGCGAAGAGCGTGTACCTCCGCGCCGACCAGGGCGTGCCCTACGGCCGCGTGGTGCAGGTGCTGGGGGCGATGAAGGCCGCGGACGTGGCGACGGTGGGGTTGATCGCGGAAGAGGAGAACCCGGGCGGAGGGCGATAG
- a CDS encoding MotA/TolQ/ExbB proton channel family protein yields MGNVWRMIAAGTISTKLIMALLAVFSIVSWAVIVVKVRQFRRLRQESDRFVDRLEKADRLEDAFHSIMALPESPFTRVFKRGMTFYGDLRPAARNTGEVKGLLPAQLEVLRLVLEKEEGDERDGLTGGLIWLAIFATVSPLLGLLGTVIGVMNSFIGVSAAGSSSITAVAPGIAEALVATAGGLVVAIPAAIGYNYLTGRLNRFMGELEGFSSEFIGALAREGRI; encoded by the coding sequence TTGGGCAACGTCTGGCGGATGATCGCCGCCGGGACCATCTCCACCAAGCTGATCATGGCCCTGCTGGCCGTCTTCTCCATCGTCTCCTGGGCCGTGATCGTGGTGAAGGTGCGCCAGTTCCGGCGCCTTCGCCAGGAGAGCGACCGCTTCGTGGACCGGCTGGAGAAGGCCGACCGGCTGGAAGACGCCTTCCACAGCATCATGGCGCTCCCCGAGAGCCCCTTCACCCGCGTGTTCAAGCGGGGGATGACCTTCTACGGCGACCTGCGCCCCGCCGCGCGCAACACCGGCGAGGTGAAGGGGCTCCTTCCCGCGCAGCTCGAGGTCCTCCGCCTGGTGCTGGAGAAGGAGGAGGGCGACGAGCGCGACGGGTTGACGGGCGGCCTCATCTGGCTGGCGATCTTCGCCACCGTGAGCCCGCTGCTGGGGCTGCTGGGCACGGTGATCGGGGTGATGAACTCGTTCATCGGCGTCTCCGCCGCCGGCTCGTCCAGCATCACCGCGGTCGCGCCGGGGATCGCGGAGGCGCTGGTGGCGACCGCGGGCGGGCTGGTCGTCGCCATCCCCGCGGCCATCGGGTACAACTACCTCACCGGGCGATTGAACCGGTTCATGGGCGAGCTGGAGGGCTTTTCCAGCGAGTTCATCGGGGCGCTGGCGCGCGAGGGGCGGATCTGA
- the hemA gene encoding glutamyl-tRNA reductase translates to MPVAVVGASHRTAPIELRERLAFGRAEVPPALGALAGAAGAEAVLLTTCNRTEFYLASSDEDAVALAREMLARRIGEDPADAARWMYVRRDREAAQHLFRVSAGLDSMILGEPQIQGQVKEAYATAREVAGARGPVVGPALNRMFQTAFSVGGRVRSETGLGIGAASVSSAAVELAKKIFGSLKGRRALVLGAGEMSEITLECLRDEGVRTAVVANRTYERANELAEKWGGTAIHWEEFAHALPDVDIVIASTAAPRPVLTVDRFRAALPKGTRRPLCIIDIAIPRDVEPALAEEKNVFLYNIDDLQQIVDESLDRRRAQLPAAEGIVAAGVEDFWAWYSSLAVVPTIRALRDHGERVRQEETERALARLRHLSDDDRAAVDALTRALLNKLLHAPTARLREAAGNGRGTGVLDTVRYLFELDPHPAGKDDE, encoded by the coding sequence ATGCCTGTCGCAGTCGTAGGCGCCAGCCACCGCACGGCTCCCATCGAGCTGCGGGAACGGCTTGCCTTCGGGCGCGCCGAGGTCCCGCCGGCGCTGGGCGCGCTCGCCGGCGCGGCGGGGGCCGAGGCGGTGCTGCTCACCACCTGCAACCGCACCGAGTTCTATCTCGCGTCATCCGACGAGGACGCGGTCGCGCTCGCGCGGGAGATGCTGGCGCGGCGCATCGGCGAGGACCCGGCGGACGCGGCGCGGTGGATGTACGTGCGCCGCGACCGCGAGGCCGCGCAGCACCTGTTCCGCGTTTCGGCCGGGCTGGACTCGATGATCCTGGGCGAGCCGCAGATCCAGGGGCAGGTGAAGGAGGCGTACGCCACGGCGCGCGAGGTGGCCGGCGCCCGCGGCCCCGTCGTCGGTCCGGCGCTGAACCGCATGTTCCAGACGGCGTTCAGCGTGGGCGGGCGGGTGCGCAGCGAGACGGGGCTGGGGATCGGCGCGGCTTCCGTCTCGAGCGCCGCGGTGGAGCTGGCGAAGAAGATCTTCGGCTCGCTGAAGGGGCGCCGCGCGCTGGTGCTGGGCGCGGGGGAGATGAGCGAGATCACGCTGGAGTGCCTGCGCGACGAGGGCGTGCGCACCGCGGTGGTCGCCAACCGCACGTACGAGCGCGCGAACGAGCTGGCCGAGAAGTGGGGCGGCACGGCCATCCACTGGGAAGAGTTCGCGCACGCCCTTCCCGACGTCGACATCGTCATCGCCTCGACCGCGGCGCCGCGGCCGGTGCTCACCGTCGACCGGTTCCGCGCCGCGCTGCCGAAGGGAACGCGCCGGCCGCTGTGCATCATCGACATCGCCATCCCCCGCGACGTGGAGCCGGCGCTGGCCGAGGAGAAGAACGTCTTCCTCTACAACATCGACGACCTGCAGCAGATCGTCGACGAGTCGCTGGACCGCCGCCGCGCGCAGCTCCCCGCGGCCGAGGGGATCGTGGCCGCCGGGGTGGAGGACTTCTGGGCGTGGTACTCGTCGCTCGCGGTGGTCCCCACCATTCGCGCGCTGCGCGACCACGGCGAGCGGGTGCGGCAGGAGGAGACGGAGCGCGCGCTGGCCCGCCTCCGCCACCTGTCGGACGACGACCGCGCGGCGGTGGACGCGCTGACCCGCGCGCTGCTGAACAAGCTGCTGCACGCGCCCACCGCGCGGCTGCGCGAGGCGGCCGGGAACGGCCGCGGCACCGGCGTGCTGGACACGGTGCGCTACCTCTTCGAGCTGGACCCACACCCCGCCGGCAAGGACGACGAATGA
- a CDS encoding bifunctional precorrin-2 dehydrogenase/sirohydrochlorin ferrochelatase: MSARYPVMLDVSRWEVLVVGGGEVALRKVRGLIDAGARPDIIAPEVHPELRALIGEHGLEWRQRPFRPGDTRGHDLVFAATDSAEVNDQVGREAASKGSLFTLADDPEQSRFHVPATIRQEDVVIAVSTGGASPLLARRLRERLESVVTPGLGRAARRLAGAREEVRARWPQDEARRKAAWHELITPDFLDAAIAGRDYEVELRIARCLSQS; this comes from the coding sequence GTGAGCGCGCGCTATCCCGTGATGCTGGACGTGTCGCGCTGGGAGGTGCTGGTCGTGGGCGGCGGCGAGGTGGCGCTGCGCAAGGTGCGCGGGCTGATCGACGCCGGCGCGCGCCCGGACATCATCGCCCCCGAGGTCCACCCCGAGCTGCGCGCGCTGATCGGCGAGCACGGGCTGGAGTGGCGACAGCGGCCGTTCCGGCCGGGCGACACGCGCGGCCACGACCTGGTTTTCGCCGCCACGGATTCCGCGGAGGTGAACGATCAGGTGGGGCGCGAGGCCGCCAGCAAGGGGTCGCTCTTCACCCTGGCCGACGACCCGGAGCAGTCGCGCTTCCACGTTCCCGCTACGATCCGGCAGGAAGACGTCGTGATCGCCGTCTCCACCGGCGGGGCCAGCCCGCTCCTCGCGCGGCGGCTGCGCGAGCGGCTGGAGAGCGTCGTCACGCCCGGGCTGGGCCGCGCGGCGCGGCGGCTGGCCGGTGCGCGCGAAGAGGTGCGCGCCCGCTGGCCCCAGGACGAGGCGCGGCGCAAGGCCGCGTGGCACGAACTGATCACCCCCGACTTCCTGGACGCGGCCATCGCCGGCCGCGACTACGAGGTGGAGCTCCGCATCGCCCGATGCCTGTCGCAGTCGTAG